The Rhizobium rosettiformans genomic sequence CCCTGGATGCCATTGGTCAACCAGCATATTGCGGCCAACAGCGCCGGCGTGCCGCTTGCCAATCAGCCGGCGCAGACGGGGCCGGACGGTGAGGCACAGGCTCAGAACCCCGCAGCCCCGGGCAACCCGACGGCCGAGGACGTTGCCAATGCCGGAACCATGTCGGAAGCTGATCGCGGCGAGATGATCCGCGGCATGGTGGCGAGCCTCGATGCGCGCCTGAAGGAAGATCCAAACAATTTCGAAGGTTGGATGCGGCTTGTCCGCTCCTATGCGATGCTGAAGGACAAGGAACGGGCGGAAGCCGCGCTGCAGGAAGGGCTGAAGACCTTCCCGGCCGCAGGCGCCGAGGGCCAGCAACTGCTCGCCATGGCGAGGGAACTCGGCCTTGATGTTGAGGAGGTGAGCCAATGACCCGCAAACAGAAACGCCTGGCCGTGATCGGCGGTGGCATGGGTTTCATTCTGACCGCCGTGCTCTTGGTGATGTTCGCCTTCGGCCAGTCGATCGCCTATTTCTACGTTCCGGCGGATCTGGCCCAATCCGACGTGCAGCCGGGCACCCGCATCCGCCTGGGCGGGCTGGTGGAAGCGGGCTCGGTGGTGCGTGGTGAAGGCTCGACGATCACCTTTACCGTGACCGACACGCTGAGCCAGCTGCCCGTGACCTATACCGGTATCCTGCCCGATCTTTTCCGGGAGGGGCAGGGCGTGGTCGCCGAGGGACGTTTCGAAGGCATGGACAAGGTCTTCGTCGCCGATACGGTTCTCGCCAAGCATGACGAGACCTACATGCCGAAGGACGTCGCGGATCGTCTGGAAGCGCAAGGGGTTGAACTGAGCGGCAAGGAAAAGATCCAATGATCATCGAGCTCGGCCATTATGCTCTCGTCCTGGCGCTCGCCACCTGTCTCGTCGTCTCCGTCCTGCCGGTGATCGGCGCACGGCGCGGCGATGCGGCGATGATGGCGGTGGGGACCACCGGCACCTACGCGATGTTTCTGCTGGTCGCCTTCTCCTTTGCCGTCCTCACTTACGGTTATGTCGTTTCCGACTTCTCGGTGCAGAACGTCTATGAGAACTCCCACTCCCTGAAGCCAATGATCTACAAGGTCTCCGGCGTCTGGGGGAACCATGAAGGCTCGATGCTCCTCTGGGTGCTGATCCTCGCCTTCTTCAGCGCCATGGTCGCCTTCTTCGGTACCAATCTGCCGGATCGGCTGAAAGCAAATGTGCTGGGGGTTCAGGCTTGGATCACGACGGCCTTCACGCTCTTCATTCTCCTGACGTCGAACCCCTTCATCCGACTGTCGCCAATCCCGGCGGAGGGTCAGGATCTCAACCCGGTCCTGCAGGACATCGGCCTCGCGATCCATCCGCCGCTGCTCTATCTCGGTTATGTCGGCTTCTCGGTCTGTTTCTCCTTCGCGATTGCAGCGCTGATGGACGGCCGCATCGATGCCGCCTGGGCGCGTTGGGTGCGGCCCTGGACGCTGGCGGCCTGGGTGTTCCTGACCGCCGGCATCTCGATGGGTTCTTACTGGGCCTATTACGAACTCGGCTGGGGCGGCTGGTGGTTCTGGGATCCCGTCGAAAACGCTTCCTTCATGCCCTGGCTCGCGGGCACTGCTCTTCTGCATTCGGCGCTCGTCATGGAGAAGCGTGATGCGCTGAAGATCTGGACGGTGCTGCTTGCCATCATCGCCTTCTCGCTGTCGCTGCTCGGCACCTTCCTGGTGCGTTCGGGCGTGCTCACCTCGGTGCATGCGTTCGCAACCGACCCGACACGCGGGGTCTTCATCCTCGGCATTCTCGTCATTTTCATTGGTGGCGCCTTCACGCTCTTTGCGCTGCGCGCACCGATGCTCAAGGCCGGTGGCCTGTTCCAGCCGATCTCGCGCGAAGGTGCGCTTGTCCTCAACAACCTGATCCTGACGGTATCGACCGCGTCGGTGCTGATCGGCACGCTCTATCCGCTGTTGCTTGAGACGCTGACAGGCGAGAAGATTTCGGTCGGTCCGCCCTTCTTCAACATCACCTTCGGGCTTCTTATGATCCCGCTTCTGCTGGCGGTGCCTTTTGGGCCGTTCCTCGCCTGGAAGCGTGGCGATCTTCTCGGCGCCTTGCAGCGGCTTTACGTGGCGGCGGCCCTTTCGCTCGTTCTCGGGCTTGGCCTCTGGTACGCCCAGAACGGCGGACCTGTCATGGCGGTGGGTGGCCTCGCGCTCGCCTTCTTCGTCATGGGCGGGGCGATTGCAGACCTCTGGTATCGTGCAGGCTTCGGCAAGCATCCGCTCTCGACCGCCTGGAGCCGCTTCAAGGGGTTGCCGCGCTCAGCCTTCGGCACGGCGCTGGCCCATTTCGGTATCGGCGTCACCGTGCTCGGCGTCGTGGCCGTCACTACCTTCGAGACGGAGACCGTGGTCGAGATGAAGCCCGGCATGACGGCGGAAGCCGGAGGCTATGTCGTGACCTTTGACGGTATCCGCGCGGCGACCGGACCGAACTATACCGAGGACCAGGGGCATTTCACCATCCGCGACGGTGGCGTTGAAGTGGCCGATGTCTGGTCGTCGAAGCGGCTCTATACGGCCCGCCAGATGCCGACGACGGAAGCCGGCATCGTCACATTCGGCTTCAGCCAGCTCTACGTGTCGCTGGGTGACCCGATGGCGGATGGCGGTATCGTCGTGCGCATCTGGTGGAAGCCGTGGATCCTTTGCATCTGGTACGGCACGATCGTGATGATGGCAGGCGGTATTGTCTCGCTCTCCGATCGCAGACTGCGCGTCGGCGCGCCGAAGCGGGCCAAGGTTGCGGCCAAGCCGACGCTGGAGGCTGCGGAGTGATGGCGTGGATCAAAGAAATTGCCCCTCACCCTGGCCCTCTCCCCGCAAGCGGGGAGAGGGGACGGCAGGCGCTTGTGGCTTCGGCCTTCTCCCCGCTTGCGGGGAGAAGGTGGCGGCAGCCGGATGAGGGGCGGGCAAGTCTGACGGTGCGGCGCCTTTTGCTGGTTCTCACACTGCTGTTCACCCCCATGCACGCCTTTGCCGTCAATCCGGACGAGGTTCTCGCCGATCCCGCGCTCGAACAGCGGGCGCGTGCGCTCTCCGCCGAGCTGCGCTGCATGGTCTGCCAGAACCAGTCGATTGACGACAGCAACGCCGAACTCGCCCGCGACCTGCGTGTCGTGGTGCGTGAGCGGCTGGTCGGCGGGGATACGGACGAGCAGGTGCTCGACTATGTCGTCTCGCGTTACGGGGAGTTCGTGCTTCTGAAGCCACGGCTCAGCATCCGCACGATCGGTCTCTGGGGGGCGCCGGCGGCACTCGCGATTATCGGTCTGATCGTCGCCGTCGTCTATACGCGCAGGAGGTCGGTGCAGCCGGTGGCGAAGCTTTCGGCGGAAGAGGAAGCGCGGCTGGGCAAGTTGCTTGAGCGGGAGTGATCAACGCTCTTCGAAGTCTTCATCGTCGTCCAGAGGCAATTCCGGGGGGCGCTCACGTCCGTTGCGGATTGTCAGGATAACGATCGCCTCAGCGCCAACCTCGTAGTGAATGAGATAGTCTCCCAGCACGAACCGGCGCAAACCTCGAAGGGGGAGATCGGTCGCTTCCTGCCCCATGGAGGGGAACTGCCTGAGTGCAGTAACAAACTGCTTCACGTCGTGGAGAAATCGCTCACCACCGGCCCGGTGGCGCTCTCTAAGATAGGCCGCTTCCCGCGCCACATACGCTCTGGCATCGGGAGAGAAGATGACTTTCACGCCGCGGCACCCTTGGTGATGGTGGCGAGTTCGATGAGCACCTCTTCAGCGTCCGTTCCTTCACCACTGGCAACGGCCTTTCGTGCCTCGGCAAGCTCCCGGATTTCACGACCTTCCTGCGCCATATAGGCTTTCAAAGCTCGCACCATGACCCAGCTGCGGCTGCGCTCGCAGGCACCGGCCACGGCTTCTATCTCGGCAATAAGATCAAGCGGCAACCGAAGTGTGATCGGATCTGACAATGGCTGTTTCGACATCGCTTTTTGCTCCGTTTGTAATACGGAAGATAGCAATGGTCTCAAGCCGGGTCAAATGGAGCCAAAGATTACCAAGAATTCATCTGCCGTACAGTTCGCCGTAACGTGACGGCTCCTATATCTCTCTTCATCCACCGCTTCCCACCGCCGGGTTGTCCGGCGGCTCCAGTCAGAAGAACAGATGAAGGTAGATCCCATGTCTGAATTTAAAGGTCGCTCCGTCAAGACGATCCTCAAGACCTCCACCGCCGCCGGCCTTGCCGCCATGATGCTGGTGACGGCTGCTCCCTTCGCCGCCGTTCCGGCGCTTGCTGCTCCCGTCGAAGTCAACGCGCCCCAGGTGCCGAGCTTCGGCGATGTCGTTGAAGCCGTGCTGCCGGCCGTTGTCTCCGTACGCGTCCAGTCGAACGTCCAGCCGGCGTCGAGCGACGAGAGCAACTTCTCCTTCAATTTTGGTGGCCGCAGCTTCGACGACCTGCCTGACGATCACCCGCTGAAACGCTTCTTCCGCGAATTTGGTGGCCCCGGCATGGAAGGTCCTCGTGATCGCGGCCCGCGCGCCGAGCGTGGTCCGCAACGCCTGCGCCCGACCGCTCAGGGCTCCGGCTTCTTCATCTCCGAAGACGGCTATATCGTCACCAACAACCACGTCATCAACGACGGCTCCGCCTTCACCATCGTGATGACCGACGGCAAGGAGTACGACGCCAAGCTCGTCGGCAAGGACAGCCGTACTGATCTGGCCCTGCTCAAGGTCGACTCGCCGAACACCAAGTTCACCTACGTGAAGTTTGCGGACGACGAGAAGGTCCGCGTCGGTGACTGGGTCGTCGCTGTCGGCAATCCCTTCGGTCTCGGTGGCACGGTCACCGCCGGCATCATTTCTGCCCGTGGCCGCAACATCGGATCCGGTCCCTATGACGACTACCTGCAGATCGACGCGGCTGTAAACCGTGGCAACTCGGGCGGCCCCGGCTTCAACCTGAACGGTGAAGTCGTCGGTATCAACACCGCGATCTTCTCGCCCTCCGGCGGCAATGTCGGCATCGCCTTCGCCATTCCGGCCTCGGTTGCGACCGATGTCATCGCCAAGCTGAAGGAGACCGGTACGGTGTCGCGCGGCTGGCTCGGTGTGCAGATCCAGCCGGTGACGCAGGATATTGCAGACAGCCTCGGTCTTGCCGAAGATTCTGGTGCGCTTGTCGTCGCGCCCCAGGCCGGCTCTCCGGGGGAAGCCGCCGGCATCAAGCAGGGCGACGTCGTGACGGCAGTCAATGGCGACCCGGTCAAGGATCCCCGTGATCTGGCCCGCCGCATCGCCGCCTTTGCACCGGATACCACGGTTGATGTGACACTGTGGCGTGACGGCAAGGCGACCGAAGTCAAGGTCAAGCTCGGCGAACTGCCGGCCGACCAGGCTGCGAGCGCCGGCACGGAGAACGATGCAGCACCTGCGCCGGAAGCAGAGCAGGAACTGTCGGGCCTCGGCCTCTCGGTTCGTCCTGCCGATGGCGGCAAGGGGCTTGCCATCCTCGACGTCGATCCGTCGAGCGATGCCGCCGACAAGGGCCTGAAGGCCGGCGAGACGATCACCTCGGTCAACAACCAGGAGGTTTCTTCGGCCGCCGACGTCCAGAAGGTTCTGGAGCAGGCGAAGAAGGACGGCCGGACCCGGGCGCTCTTCCAGGTCGAATCGGATAGCGGCAGCCGCTTCGTGGCTCTACCGATCAACCAGGGCTGATTGCGATGTGACGAAGGGCGCCGGCGGTCGAGGACCGGTGGCGCCCTTTGTCGTTTCCGGCGGTTGCGACCGCTGCGTGTCAGGAAAGGACAAAGCATGGGGATCGCGGAACACGGACAGCCGAAGTCCGGCGAAACCGTCTATACGGTGACGGATGCCGAGGCTAATGTCGCGCACATGAAGATACTTGTCATCGAAGACGACCTGGAAGCTGCAGCCTATATGACCAAGGCCTTTCGCGAGGCCGGCATCGTCGCCGATCATGCGAGCGACGGCGAAAGCGGGCTCTTCATGGGCACCGAAAATGCTTATGACGTGATGGTCGTTGACCGCATGCTGCCGCGCCGCGACGGTCTCTCCGTCATCAGCGAGCTGCGCAAGCGCGGCATCGATACGCCTGTCCTGATCCTCTCGGCACTCGGCCAGGTCGATGACCGCGTCACCGGGTTGCGGGCCGGTGGAGACGACTATCTTCCGAAGCCCTATGCCTTTTCCGAACTGCTGGCGCGCGTCGAGGTGCTTGGCCGCCGCAAGGGCAAGCCGGAGCAGGACATGGTTTACCGCGTCGGCGATCTCGAGCTCGACCGTCTCTCCCACGAGGTGAAACGCGCGGGCAAGGAGATCCTGCTGCAGCCGCGTGAATTCCGCCTGCTGGAATACTTGATGAAGAATGCCGGGCAGGTGGTGACCCGCACCATGCTGCTCGAAAACGTCTGGGACTATCACTTCGACCCGCAGACCAATGTCATCGACGTGCATGTCTCGCGGTTGCGTTCGAAGATCGAGAAGGATTTCGATCGGCCGCTCTTAAAGACGGTGCGTGGCGCCGGTTACATGATCAAGGACGAAGGCTGACATGCAGCTGAAGTCCCGTCTCGGGGTGCTGGCCAAGTCCACGGCAGTCCGGCTGTCTGCGCTCTACATCATTCTTTTCGCGCTCTGCGCCGCTTTCCTCGTCTTTTACGTGACGGGGCTTGCCGAGCGCATCCTCAACAACCAGACACGCGATGCGCTGCGCCAGGAGGTGACCGAGATCCAGGGCGCGTTCGAGCGCGGCGGCATCAACCAGTTGCTTCGGACCATGGAGCGCCGCGCCCGGCAGCCGGGCGCCAACCTCTATGTGATCGCGAGCCCCAACGGCGAGATCCTCGCCGGCAACGTCGCCTCGCTGCAGCCCGGCGTCTTCGACGAGGAGGGCTGGACCAACTTCCCCTTCCGCTACCAGCGTTATACCGACAGTGGCGCCGTGAAGCGTCACCTGGCGACGGGCCATGTCTTCGTGCTCGAAAACGGGATCCGGGTGCTTGTCGGTCGCGATCTCGGCGAACCGGGCAAGCTCAGGCTGCTCGTCCGCCAGGCGCTGATGGTGGCGCTTCTCATCATGGGCGTCGGCGCGGTCGTCATCTGGTTTGCGATCGGCCGCAATGCGCTCAAACGCATCGATCGAGTTTCGGCGGCAAGCCAGAAGATCATGGCGGGTGACCTCTCGCAACGCCTTCCCGTGTCAGGATCGGGCGACGAGTTCGACCGGCTGTCGTCCTCGCTGAACGGCATGCTGGGGCGGATCGAACAGCTGAACGAGGGATTGCGCCAGGTCTCCGACAACATCGCCCACGACCTGAAGACGCCCTTGACGCGATTGCGCAACAAGGCGGCCGATGCGCTGAACGAGGATGATGCGAATGCCCGCAAGGCAGCGCTCGAGACAATCATCGGCGAATCCGATCAGCTCATCCGTACCTTCAATGCGCTTTTGATGATTTCGCGGGTGGAAGCAGGCTCGATAGCGGCAGAACTGTCCGACATCGACATCTCGGCAATTGCCGCCGACAGTGCCGAACTCTACGAGCCGGTGGCGGAGGAGGCGGGCCAGGCCATGATTTGCGAGATGTCGCCGGGCCTTTCCGTGCGCGGCAATCGCGAACTGGTGGGGCAGGCGATCTCCAACCTGATCGACAATGCCATCAAATATGGCAGCCAGGGTGCCGAGGGCTCGGAGATCCGCGTGCGTGTGTCGCGCGGGGCCGATGGCGTGGAGATTGCCGTCTCGGATCAGGGGCCGGGCGTGCCCGAAGACAAGCGCGCCGAAGTGGTGAAGCGCTTCGTGCGCCTCGACAAGAGCCGGTCGAAGCCAGGCACCGGACTGGGCTTGTCGCTTGTGGAGGCGATCATGGCGCTGCATGGTGGGCGACTTGTGCTGTCCGACACGCGCAGTGATCCCGATCATCCCGGCCTGACGGCGACCATGGTTTTTCCCGGACTGAAGCCGTAACCTGACCCGGTTTGAGATTCGCTAGAAATCTCGACCGGGAGAGGAGACGCTGATGGGGAACGGCAGGACGAGCAGATTGTCCGATGTGGCAGAGGGCGTGATCCGTCCGCTGAACCAGACGGAGCTCAAGGCGGCCAATGCGCTGCTGAAAGACCTGACGAAACAGGAGCCGGCGCTTGCCGAGCATCTTGCGGCCGATGGCCCCGTGCGGAGCTTCGTGCTCTCCGCCTTCACGCTTTCCCCCTATCTGCGCGATCTCGCCAACCTGAAACCGTCGCTGCTGCTCGATGCTGTCTCGGCGCCGATCGAGCCGCAGATCCTCGACGCGATCGAAGAAGCGCGCACGGCCTGGAGGCCCGATGCATCCGGTGCTGTACCGGGCGAAGGCGAGGTCATGGCAAGGCTGCGGCGCGCCAAGCGCAAGGTGGCGTTCCTGACGGCGCTGGCCGATCTCGCCCGGGTCTTTACCGCCCGCGATACCACGGCCTGGCTGAGTGCGGTGGCAGACGCAGCCGTGGCCGCGACCATCGATCATCTGCTGCTTGCGGGCCATGAGGGCGGCAAGCTCACCCTCAAGAACCGCGATAACCCGGCTGAAGGCAGCGGGCTGATCGTGCTCGGCATGGGCAAACACGGCGCCCGCGAACTGAATTATTCGTCCGACATCGACCTCGTGATCTTCTACGACCCGGACTCCGGGATCCTTGGGGATCCAGATGATGCCATGGAGACCTATGGCCGGATGATGCGTCGTCTGGTGCGCATCCTACAGGAGCGCACGGCGGATGGTTATGTCTTCCGCACAGATCTTCGCCTGCGGCCCGATCCGGGCTCGACGCCGCTTGCCGTACCCGTCGAGGCAGCGCTCATCTACTACGAGGGCCGGGGACAGAACTGGGAGCGGGCTGCCTTCATCAAGGCGCGGCCGGTGGCCGGCGACCTGAAGGCAGGCGAGGGCTTCCTGAGGGAGCTTGTGCCCTTCGTCTTCCGCAAATATCTCGACTATGCGGCGATCGCCGACATCCACTCGATCAAGCGCCAGATCCATGTGCATAAGGGCCATGGCGCGATTGCGGTGAAGGGCCACAACGTCAAGCTCGGCCGCGGCGGCATTCGCGAGATTGAATTCTTTGCCCAGACCCAGCAGTTGATCGCCGGTGGTCGCATGCCGGACCTGCGCTGCCGCTCCACGGAGGAGGCGCTGAAGGCGCTGGCCGCGGCGCGCTGGATCGACGAGCAGACGGCCGAAGAACTGACCGACTGCTACTGGTTCCTGCGCGATGTCGAGCACCGCATCCAGATGGTGCATGACGAGCAGACGCATGTCTTGCCCGAAACCGAGGCGGAGCTGAAGCGCATTGCCTTCATGCTGGGCTTCATCGACACGACCGCCTTTTCGCGGGCGCTGGAAACGACGCTGAAGACCGTCGAGAAGCGCTATGCCCGTCTCTTCGAAAAGGAGGAGGGCCTGTCGAGCGCGACGGGCAATCTCGTCTTCACCGGCCAGCAGGATGACCCGGACACTCTGAAGACGCTGAAGGGGCTCGGCTTCGAAAGGCCGGAAGCCATCTCCGGTGTGATCCGCACCTGGCACTATGGCCGTTACCGCGCGACGCAATCGGTGGAAGCGCGTGAGCGGTTGACCGAGATGACGCCGGATCTCTTGAAGGCCTTCGGCGAGAGCCGGCGGGCCGACGAGGCGCTGCTGCGCTTCGACAACTTCCTCTCAGGGCTTCCCGCCGGCATCCAGCTCTTCTCGCTGCTCGGCAACAATCCCGCCCTTCTCGACCTGATGGTCAACATCATGGCGGCCGCCCCGCGGCTTGCCGAGATCATCGCAGAGCGGCCGCATGTCTTCGACGGCATGCTGGATCCGGGTCTTCTGGTCGAGCTTCCCACCCGCGACTATCTCGCAAAACGGCTGAAGAGTTTCCTCTCCAGCGCCCGCCATTACGAGGAAATCCTCGACCGGCTGCGCATCTTTGCCGCCGAGCAGCGATTCCTGATCGGCATCCGCTTGCTGACCGGCTCGATCGGCGGCGTCCAGGCAGGCCACGCTTTCACCGACCTCGCCGACCTCGTCATCGACGAGGCGCTGAAGGCCGTCATCGCGGAGATGGAGGCGGCGCATGGCAAGATCCCCGGTGGCCGCGTGGCGCTGGCCGGCATGGGCAAGCTCGGCTCCTTCGAACTGACGGCAGGATCCGATGTCGATCTGATCCTGCTCTATGAGCGTGACGACGATGCCTCTGAATCCGATGGTGCAAAGCCGCTTGATCCGGTGCGTTACTTTACCCGGCTAACCCAAAGGCTGATCGCGGCATTGTCTGCGCCCACGGCCGAAGGTGTGCTCTACGAGGTCGACATGCGGCTTCGCCCCTCAGGCAACAAGGGGCCGGTGGCAACGAGGCTTCGCGCCTTTGCCCGCTACCAGCGCGAAGAGGCCTGGACCTGGGAACACATGGCACTCTCGCGCGCTCGCATGATGTCCGGCGATGCGGGCCTCGTCGCCGAGGCCGAGCGGATCATCGAAGAGGTGCTGGCCGCTCCGCGCGATGGCGGAAAAACGGTCAAGGACGTGTTGGAAATGCGCGCCCTGATCGAACAGGAGAAGCCGGCCAAGGACATCTGGGACCTGAAGCTCATACCCGGCGGACTTGTCGATATCGAGTTCATTGCGCAATACCTGGCGCTGGTGGCTCCCGCGAAGGGTCACCGCGTGCGCACCAACGAATTGTCGACGGCGGACGCACTGAAGGCGCTCGGCGCGCTCATCGACCCCAACGATCTCGATATCTGCCTATCGGCGCTCAAGCTCTACACGGACCTGTCGCAGGTCATTCGCCTCTGCATCGACGGCCCCTTCGATCCCGCCAATGTGCCGGCTGGCCTCACCGACCGCGTCGCACGCGCAGCGGAAAGCCCCGATATGAAAACGGCCGAGGCGGAGGTGAAACGGCTCTCGAAGGCGGTGAGGAAGGTGTTTTCGCGGGTGGTAGCGTAGCGATCAGCCTCGTGATCGCAAGGCCTCGCGCAAAACAGATCCGGCCCATGGGAGGGCCGGAAACCAGGTCTCGTATTCAGATTACGTCGCGTTCACGCGCGCCGCTTCAAGCCTTGGGCGAAGCTCACATCCGGAATGCGCATCGACACGACCGTTCCCTGACCCTCGCGGGAGCGGATCTTCAGCGAGCCGCCATGCAGCGCGACCAGTGAACGGGAGATGGCAAGGCCGAGGCCCGAGCCGCCCTTTGATTTGGCATACTGGCTCTGCACCTGTTCGAAGGGATTGCCGATCTTGCTGAGCGCGCTTTTCGGAATGCCGATGCCGGTATCGGCGATGGAGACGATCACGGCACCCTGAACCTTGCGGGCCCGAAGAGCGATCTTGCCGCCTTCATCGGTGAATTTCACGGCATTGGACAGGATGTTGAGCAGGATCTGCTTGATGGCGCGACGGTCGGCGACGAGTGAGAGGCTGGCTTCGACACGCTGCTCGACGGTGATGTTCTTTTCTTCCGCCGGGATCGCGGTGAGGCGCATGCTCTCTTCGATCAGCGGGCAGAGATCGATGGTTTCGCAGCGGATCTTCATCTGTCCCGCCTCGATCTTCGACATGTCGAGGATGTCGTTGATGACGTTGAGCAGATGCTTGCCGCTTTCGTGAATGTCCTTGGCATATTCCTCGTATTTCGGCGAACCGACCGGGCCGAACATGCGGGCGAGCAGGATTTCCGAGAAGCCAAGGATGGCGTTGAGTGGCGTCCTGAGCTCGTGGCTCATATTGGCGAGGAATTCCGACTTCGCCTTGTTGGCGGCCTCGGCGCGCTGCTTCTCGGCGATATACTTTTCGTTGGCGTCGGAGAGTTCGGTCTTCTGACGCTCGAGGATCTTCTGCGAGGCGGAGAGATCGCCGATCGTGGCCATCAGGCGGCGTTCCTGTTCGCGCAGGCGCTCCTGGTGCCGCTTCAAAAGCGTGATGTCTGTGCCGACCGAGACGAGGCCACCATCACGGGTGCGGCGCTCGTTGATCTGCAGCCAGCGCTCGTCGGCGAGCTGTACTTCCGAGGTGCGCGAATTGGTGCCGTCGTCGGCGTCGGCGATGCGGCGCTGGATGATCGGCTTGCCGGCGGCAGCCAGCACCAGCGAGCGTTCCTTGCCGGGCACCAGCACGTCGTCAGGCAAGCCGTAGACCTTCTGGAAATGGCCGTTCCAGGCGACCAGCTTGTCATTCTTGTCCCAGAGCACGAAGGCTTCCGAGGTGCATTCGATCGCGTCGGCGAGGCGCTGGTCGGCTTCGGCATAACGCTGGGCGAGGCGATGCTGCTCGGTCACGTCCATTGCAATGCCAATGACATGCAGGTCGCCGGTGTTGGACGAGATGATCTGAGCGCGGGCACGCATCCAGACATAGTGGCCCTGGGCGTGGCGCATGCGGAAGATCTGGTCGATGTGGCGCGAGCTGCCGCGACCGACCGAGCGGGCGAGGGCATAAAGATTTCCATCGTCGGGATGCATCAGGCGGGCGGCATCGGCGAAGGCCAATGGCTGGGTGGAAGGCGTGAGGCCGAGCATGTCGTACATCGAGCGCGACCAGACCAGCTTGCGGCTTTCCAGATCGAAGTCCCAGAGGCCGCAGCGACCGCGGGCGAGCGCCGTTTCCACCCGCAAGTTGGATTCGAGGAAGGTATCGTCCGCCTCGCGGGCCCGCTTCACCTGGTAGAAATAGGCATACAGGATGACGAAGAGGATGACGGTGATGCAGATGAAGAGCGTGACGTTGAGCGACAGCTCGCGGCGCCAGAACTCTTCGACCGACTGCAGCGAATGGGCCGCGACGATGACAGCGCCATCGGCGCCAACAGGCGTGAAGATGGCGTGATGCGGCACGCCATTGATATCCGTTTCGATCGCGCCGGTACGGCTGCCCGATTTGCGGATGGTCATCATTTCCGGCAGCAGGCTAACCATCGTCGAGCCGACCTGACCGGCAGCTTCTGGCGACGAGGCGAAGACGCGGCCGCTGGGATCAACGAGCAGCACGAAGGCGCCGTTGGCAAAATGCTCGCGGTCGAGATAGGTGGCGAGGCGCTTCTCGGCCTCGGTGCGATTGCGGGTTTCGAAGAGTGTCGCCTGCTCGGCGAGCGCGGCATTGACCGTTGCTGCGATCAGCGCGGTCGACTGCCGGGCGGCTGTGGCCATGCGCTGGTGCTCGTTGACGATGCCGATGGTGCGGGCGAGCGCGACCACGGCCAGAAAGGCAAGAATGAGGATCGGGATTGCCCGGCGCAGGATCGTCTCGATCCGCCTCGAGCGGACAGAGACTTCGGCCTGACCCGCAATCGGCGAGGACGAACCGAAAGACCGTCGTCCGAGCCGCGCGAGAAATCCAACCATGTCCGAAAATTTGATGCGCAGCCGCTCATCGGCTGCGGTGACCCGCCGCGCGTCCAACATCGTCCCTGCCTCTGTCCCTCGTGTGATTCGAGCGCCGCTTGCCCGAATCTGACGCCAAGGAATCATGGTCGATTCGGCTTGTCCAGAGCCGGTGCGTAAAGAAAATATTAACCCATTGCTCCGACTCCGCTTTTTTATCGGCGTCAGTGCAAGAGGCTGAATCTCATGGAAAATTAGCCGACGTTCGGCGGCCGGAAAACGATCGAGGACGAAAAAAGGCGCCGGTTTTCGGGGCGCCTTTTCCCTCGAATGGGATGTGTCGATCAGCCCTTCAAGATGCGGTCGACGATATCGCGCACGTCGGTGGACAGCGTCGCCGACGCTTCGATGGTCGCAAGCGCCGCGCGCGCCTTGTCG encodes the following:
- the ccmE gene encoding cytochrome c maturation protein CcmE, which translates into the protein MTRKQKRLAVIGGGMGFILTAVLLVMFAFGQSIAYFYVPADLAQSDVQPGTRIRLGGLVEAGSVVRGEGSTITFTVTDTLSQLPVTYTGILPDLFREGQGVVAEGRFEGMDKVFVADTVLAKHDETYMPKDVADRLEAQGVELSGKEKIQ
- a CDS encoding heme lyase CcmF/NrfE family subunit, producing the protein MIIELGHYALVLALATCLVVSVLPVIGARRGDAAMMAVGTTGTYAMFLLVAFSFAVLTYGYVVSDFSVQNVYENSHSLKPMIYKVSGVWGNHEGSMLLWVLILAFFSAMVAFFGTNLPDRLKANVLGVQAWITTAFTLFILLTSNPFIRLSPIPAEGQDLNPVLQDIGLAIHPPLLYLGYVGFSVCFSFAIAALMDGRIDAAWARWVRPWTLAAWVFLTAGISMGSYWAYYELGWGGWWFWDPVENASFMPWLAGTALLHSALVMEKRDALKIWTVLLAIIAFSLSLLGTFLVRSGVLTSVHAFATDPTRGVFILGILVIFIGGAFTLFALRAPMLKAGGLFQPISREGALVLNNLILTVSTASVLIGTLYPLLLETLTGEKISVGPPFFNITFGLLMIPLLLAVPFGPFLAWKRGDLLGALQRLYVAAALSLVLGLGLWYAQNGGPVMAVGGLALAFFVMGGAIADLWYRAGFGKHPLSTAWSRFKGLPRSAFGTALAHFGIGVTVLGVVAVTTFETETVVEMKPGMTAEAGGYVVTFDGIRAATGPNYTEDQGHFTIRDGGVEVADVWSSKRLYTARQMPTTEAGIVTFGFSQLYVSLGDPMADGGIVVRIWWKPWILCIWYGTIVMMAGGIVSLSDRRLRVGAPKRAKVAAKPTLEAAE
- a CDS encoding cytochrome c-type biogenesis protein, whose protein sequence is MHAFAVNPDEVLADPALEQRARALSAELRCMVCQNQSIDDSNAELARDLRVVVRERLVGGDTDEQVLDYVVSRYGEFVLLKPRLSIRTIGLWGAPAALAIIGLIVAVVYTRRRSVQPVAKLSAEEEARLGKLLERE
- a CDS encoding type II toxin-antitoxin system RelE/ParE family toxin codes for the protein MKVIFSPDARAYVAREAAYLRERHRAGGERFLHDVKQFVTALRQFPSMGQEATDLPLRGLRRFVLGDYLIHYEVGAEAIVILTIRNGRERPPELPLDDDEDFEER
- a CDS encoding CopG family ribbon-helix-helix protein, which gives rise to MSKQPLSDPITLRLPLDLIAEIEAVAGACERSRSWVMVRALKAYMAQEGREIRELAEARKAVASGEGTDAEEVLIELATITKGAAA
- a CDS encoding Do family serine endopeptidase, with protein sequence MSEFKGRSVKTILKTSTAAGLAAMMLVTAAPFAAVPALAAPVEVNAPQVPSFGDVVEAVLPAVVSVRVQSNVQPASSDESNFSFNFGGRSFDDLPDDHPLKRFFREFGGPGMEGPRDRGPRAERGPQRLRPTAQGSGFFISEDGYIVTNNHVINDGSAFTIVMTDGKEYDAKLVGKDSRTDLALLKVDSPNTKFTYVKFADDEKVRVGDWVVAVGNPFGLGGTVTAGIISARGRNIGSGPYDDYLQIDAAVNRGNSGGPGFNLNGEVVGINTAIFSPSGGNVGIAFAIPASVATDVIAKLKETGTVSRGWLGVQIQPVTQDIADSLGLAEDSGALVVAPQAGSPGEAAGIKQGDVVTAVNGDPVKDPRDLARRIAAFAPDTTVDVTLWRDGKATEVKVKLGELPADQAASAGTENDAAPAPEAEQELSGLGLSVRPADGGKGLAILDVDPSSDAADKGLKAGETITSVNNQEVSSAADVQKVLEQAKKDGRTRALFQVESDSGSRFVALPINQG